A genomic region of Aureimonas populi contains the following coding sequences:
- a CDS encoding ABC transporter substrate-binding protein: MTDRITNWSRADDAMVEDAIRRGATRRELLQLLMAGGVGAMAAGTVLGRATVALAQTPVSGGSLKAAGWSSSTADTLDPARASLSTDYVRSCAFYNRLTFLDREGTVQMELAESVETDDAQLWTIRLKPDVTFHDGKTLEAADVVFSLNRHLDPAVASRANAMASQMTAIRALDPRTVEIALETPNADLPTILAMHHFMILAEGTSDFSTANGTGAFRCELFEPGNRSIAVRNESYWKSEGPHLDSFEYFAIPDDTARVNALLSGDIQLAASINPRSMRLAESQPGVELSVTTSGNYTNLNMRLDLSPGDKADFVEGMKYLVHREQIQRSVMRGLAEIGNDQPVPPSSPYYNAQLQPKPFDPERARSLFEKAGVLGQSIPLVASEAASSSIDMAMVVQQAAAEVGLTLDVQRVPSDGYWSNYWLEAPVHFGNINPRPTPDILFSLLYASDAAWNESRYKSERFDAMLLEARGLLDEERRKEIYGEMQVMVAEEAGTIIPVYLSNVDALSTRLKGLQPNPLGGQMGYAFAEYVWLEG; this comes from the coding sequence ATGACCGATCGCATCACCAACTGGTCCCGTGCCGACGACGCGATGGTGGAAGACGCCATTCGCCGGGGCGCCACCCGCCGCGAACTTCTCCAGCTCCTCATGGCCGGCGGCGTCGGCGCGATGGCGGCGGGCACCGTCCTCGGCCGGGCCACCGTCGCCCTGGCGCAGACGCCGGTCTCCGGCGGTTCGCTGAAGGCCGCCGGCTGGTCCTCCTCCACGGCCGACACGCTGGACCCGGCCCGGGCCTCGCTCTCCACCGATTACGTGCGAAGCTGCGCCTTCTACAACCGCCTCACCTTCCTGGACCGGGAGGGCACGGTGCAGATGGAGCTGGCGGAAAGCGTGGAAACGGATGACGCGCAGCTCTGGACCATCCGCCTCAAGCCGGACGTCACCTTCCACGACGGCAAGACGCTGGAGGCGGCGGACGTCGTCTTCTCGCTCAACCGCCATCTCGACCCGGCCGTCGCCTCGCGCGCCAACGCCATGGCGAGCCAGATGACTGCGATCCGCGCGCTCGATCCGCGCACCGTCGAGATCGCGCTGGAGACGCCGAACGCCGACCTGCCCACCATCCTCGCCATGCATCACTTCATGATCCTGGCGGAGGGCACCTCCGACTTCTCCACCGCCAACGGCACCGGCGCCTTCCGCTGCGAGCTCTTCGAGCCCGGCAACCGCTCCATCGCCGTGCGCAACGAATCCTACTGGAAGAGCGAAGGGCCCCATCTCGACTCCTTCGAGTATTTCGCGATCCCGGACGATACGGCGCGCGTCAACGCCCTCCTGTCCGGCGACATCCAGCTCGCCGCCTCCATCAACCCGCGCTCCATGCGCCTGGCCGAAAGCCAGCCGGGCGTCGAGCTTTCGGTCACGACCTCGGGCAACTACACCAATCTCAACATGCGGCTCGACCTGTCCCCCGGCGACAAGGCCGATTTCGTGGAGGGCATGAAGTATCTGGTCCATCGCGAGCAGATCCAGCGGTCGGTGATGCGCGGTCTTGCCGAGATCGGCAACGACCAGCCGGTTCCGCCCTCCTCCCCCTATTACAACGCCCAGCTCCAGCCCAAGCCCTTCGACCCCGAGCGCGCCCGCTCCCTGTTCGAGAAGGCGGGCGTTCTGGGCCAGTCCATCCCGCTCGTCGCCTCGGAGGCGGCCTCCTCCTCCATCGACATGGCCATGGTGGTGCAGCAGGCGGCGGCGGAGGTGGGGCTCACGCTCGACGTGCAGCGCGTGCCCTCGGACGGCTACTGGTCGAACTACTGGCTGGAGGCGCCGGTCCATTTCGGCAACATCAATCCGCGCCCCACGCCCGACATCCTCTTCTCGCTGCTCTACGCCTCGGATGCGGCCTGGAACGAAAGCCGCTACAAGTCGGAGCGCTTCGATGCCATGCTCCTGGAGGCGCGCGGCCTGCTCGACGAGGAGCGGCGCAAGGAGATCTACGGCGAGATGCAGGTGATGGTCGCCGAAGAGGCCGGCACGATCATCCCGGTCTACCTCTCCAACGTGGATGCCCTTTCCACCCGGCTGAAGGGGCTCCAGCCGAACCCGCTGGGCGGCCAGATGGGCTACGCCTTCGCCGAATATGTGTGGCTGGAGGGCTGA
- a CDS encoding HAD-IA family hydrolase: MTFDVVGTLIDFEGGITRCLEEIGREAGVAVDGEAALALYRAARYLPEAGLFPDDLERVYLEIAPRLRLPAEPAAGRRLRDSVRDWKAFPDSAEALARLSKRYRLIAMTNAQRWAFSHFSTELGEPFHAAFTTDDTGTEKPDPAFFEKVFAFVEAEGGSKDDILHVAQSQYHDIGISRRLGLANCWIERRHGLSGYGGTIEPQAFTQPDYHFTAMAALADAAERAEAA; the protein is encoded by the coding sequence ATGACCTTCGACGTCGTCGGCACGCTGATCGATTTCGAGGGGGGCATCACGCGGTGCCTCGAGGAGATCGGCCGGGAAGCGGGCGTGGCGGTGGACGGGGAGGCGGCGCTCGCGCTCTACCGCGCGGCCCGCTATCTGCCCGAGGCGGGCCTGTTCCCGGACGATCTGGAGCGCGTCTATCTGGAGATCGCCCCGCGCCTTCGCCTGCCGGCGGAGCCGGCGGCCGGCAGACGGCTGCGCGACAGCGTGAGGGACTGGAAGGCGTTTCCCGACAGCGCCGAGGCGCTGGCGCGGCTTTCGAAGCGCTACCGGCTGATCGCCATGACCAACGCGCAGCGCTGGGCCTTCTCGCATTTCTCGACCGAGCTCGGAGAGCCGTTCCACGCCGCCTTCACCACCGACGACACGGGCACGGAAAAGCCGGACCCGGCCTTCTTCGAAAAGGTCTTCGCCTTCGTGGAGGCCGAGGGCGGTTCGAAGGACGACATCCTCCATGTCGCGCAGAGCCAGTATCACGACATCGGAATCTCGCGGCGGCTTGGCCTTGCCAATTGCTGGATCGAGCGGCGCCACGGGCTGAGCGGCTATGGCGGGACCATCGAGCCGCAGGCCTTCACGCAGCCCGACTACCACTTCACCGCCATGGCCGCCCTTGCGGACGCGGCGGAGCGGGCCGAGGCGGCCTGA
- a CDS encoding ABC transporter permease codes for MNHRILSLLASRLVIALVSLVIVSFVIFFATEMLPGDVAQIILGQAATPEAVAGLRAAMNLDEPAIWRFLRWLANLASGDLGTSYANNMAISDLIGQRLANTLRLAAVTALFAVPVALFLGITAATLRGSLYDRIVSILTVGVISVPEFMVATSAVLIFAVWLQWLPALSFANDVQSIGQMLRVYAMPVITLSFVICAQMIRMTRAAVIDTLNTPYVEMALLKGASRRRQVLRHALPNALGPIVNAVALSLSYLLGGVIIVETIFNYPGIAKLMVDAVATRDLPLIQSCAMIFCIGYLALITLADLIAILSNPRLR; via the coding sequence TTGAACCACCGCATCCTGTCCCTTCTGGCGAGCCGGCTTGTCATCGCGCTGGTCAGCCTCGTCATCGTGTCCTTCGTCATCTTCTTCGCGACGGAGATGCTGCCCGGCGACGTCGCGCAGATCATCCTGGGACAGGCCGCGACGCCGGAGGCGGTGGCGGGCCTGCGGGCGGCGATGAATCTCGACGAGCCGGCCATCTGGCGCTTCCTGCGCTGGCTGGCCAACCTCGCCTCCGGTGATCTGGGCACCTCCTACGCCAACAACATGGCGATCTCCGACCTCATCGGGCAGCGACTTGCCAACACGCTGCGGCTGGCCGCCGTCACCGCCCTCTTCGCGGTGCCTGTGGCGCTGTTCCTCGGCATCACGGCCGCCACCCTGCGCGGTTCGCTCTACGACCGCATCGTCTCCATCCTCACCGTCGGCGTCATTTCCGTGCCCGAGTTCATGGTGGCGACCTCCGCCGTCCTCATCTTCGCCGTCTGGCTGCAATGGCTGCCCGCGCTTTCCTTCGCCAACGACGTGCAGTCCATCGGCCAGATGCTGCGCGTCTACGCCATGCCCGTCATCACGCTCTCCTTCGTCATCTGCGCGCAGATGATCCGGATGACGCGCGCGGCCGTGATCGACACCTTGAACACGCCCTATGTGGAGATGGCGCTCCTGAAGGGCGCCTCGCGACGGCGGCAGGTGCTGCGCCACGCGCTTCCCAACGCTCTCGGCCCCATCGTCAACGCAGTGGCGCTTTCGCTCTCCTACCTGCTCGGCGGCGTCATCATCGTGGAAACGATCTTCAACTATCCGGGCATCGCCAAGCTGATGGTGGACGCGGTGGCCACGCGCGACCTGCCGCTCATCCAGAGCTGCGCGATGATCTTCTGCATCGGCTACCTCGCCCTCATCACGCTTGCCGACCTCATCGCCATCCTGTCCAATCCGAGGCTGCGCTGA